In Penaeus vannamei isolate JL-2024 chromosome 4, ASM4276789v1, whole genome shotgun sequence, a single window of DNA contains:
- the LOC113806131 gene encoding nuclear factor NF-kappa-B p105 subunit isoform X2 — protein MSQHINRGGMSSPYSGESASPYSDHSAGVPSPPTVVTAYNRPYEAVHHDGAFIQILEQPQSKFRFRYKSEMVGTHGQLKADRSDKNKAVFPTVKLAKWNHGPAVIRLMLYTAEDNINQRKRHVHELSGKQCCKETGICEVVVDEKVDYTAVFQNLGIIHIAKRDTKDIILQRKKEELITHARLRKPHLSYEDIRRSITQSDNKRMEEEAEEEAKNMDLNKVVLRFQAFQYDKKIESYRPVTLPVDSDIVYNLKNATTGELKIVRMSACSAPCTGGTEIWLLVEKVRRNNVQIKFFELDENDREVWSGYGDFTDADVHHQYAIVFKTPRYRYTNLSTAVRVKVQLERPTDRDTSEPLDFTFMPDTLKRRRMLIENAQEEGKRHPSFPPAKRPANFNNYASEAIDLSYNMRNPRGQEDSMPTPDILELLVGVSDFPNSNGLSPYTLEMSNQSPQHTVPSPGHPSDSSTHELYSPIHPGSVGTPNTEFTTINNSLLQVPSPGHPVPNSPQYSVMSPGEHSVGSPQSQYQGSGNFGGGNMSQQYSQSQSPQYIQSPSPIMMVPSPSYQDNGTQILNQYLQQPQQQQQLQQQQQQQQQQQQQQQQQQQQQQFQQQQIQQFPKTQQIGSQLIQGAVDNWLTQQPNNIQLQQQQMQPQALQPQNNVPEFDLPSCFNIVGGLGPDATLMDMLEVADDQLAFESGLIGNSDIKADYGGKMDSKKKQKDQAVSSGQDVDELTKMISNVRVDDSRGNRNPQSQVDSMNQHPTQSVDVAFKVAISAAECLQAYAATGDISLLLATHRYLLAVQNNQGDTALHTAVSNKNIEAFNKILKACEKIRPQDLLNAQNFARETALHQAVRGNETIMVRRLVAMPGCDVSIVDAQGNTPVHCAAEMQSIQCLEALLTRPVNGVRSAVTQAINVYNYQGETPLHLAVINGNLDSVRMLVDAGAQVHLCERKRGANPLHLAVMHGHHEIARYLLDLTSVTIEAGLFDGNTALHLAAQQRDSEMCKILLRHNADPNAKNMLQKRKKLSESEEDEEEEEEISSRKVEEEDDDSEEEPDCYTPLDYAGNDAEILSILRGEVIQEEEEEQGAQAQEEVVGTKAGPLHSALDSGIDISVTDIQYSDGPGEDDSVGELSERVRERLASHLSGDTWRHLAQLLDLDYMVPCLAGEPSPASTLLHPDNMKVSLGITCPLETDYYRRCKSLARICQVFS, from the exons ATGTCACAACATATCAACAG AGGTGGGATGAGTTCCCCTTACAGTGGAGAGTCTGCTTCTCCATACTCAGACCACTCAGCTGGAGTACCGTCTCCACCAACAGTGGTGACTGCCTACAATCGCCCATATGAAG CTGTTCACCACGATGGAGCATTCATTCAAATACTGGAGCAGCCACAGTCTAAATTCCGATTCCGCTACAAGAGTGAGATGGTGGGCACTCATGGACAGCTGAAAGCAGATCGATCGGACAAAAATAAAGCTGTTTTTCCGACAGTAAAG CTTGCAAAATGGAATCACGGACCAGCTGTAATTCGTCTGATGCTCTATACAGCAGAAGACAATATAAATCAGAGAAAACGGCATGTTCATGAACTGTCAGGAAAGCAGTGTTGCAAGGAGACGGGTATCTGTGAGGTTGTTGTCGATGAAAAAGTTGACTACACTGCTGT TTTCCAAAACCTTGGAATCATTCACATTGCAAAGAGGGACACAAAAGATATTATTCtccagaggaaaaaggaagagttgATAACCCATGCAAGACTTCGCAAGCCACATCTCTCATATGAAGACATTAGGAGGAGCATCACACAATCTGATAACAAGAGG ATGGAAGAAGAAGCTGAAGAGGAGGCAAAAAACATGGACCTCAACAAAGTGGTCTTGAGATTCCAGGCTTTTCAGTATGACAAGAAGATTGAGAGTTATCGTCCTGTTACATTACCAGTTGATTCTGATATTGTCTATAatctaa agAATGCTACAACAGGAGAGCTAAAGATTGTACGTATGTCAGCATGTTCAGCACCATGCACAGGAGGAACAGAAATTTGGTTGCTGGTAGAAAAAGTTAGGAGAA ATAATGTGCAGATTAAATTTTTTGAGTTGGATGAGAATGATCGGGAAGTATGGTCAGGGTATGGTGACTTCACTGACGCAGATGTCCATCATCAGTATGCCATTGTTTTCAA gacccctagatatagatacacaaacctTAGTACTGCAGTGCGTGTGAAAGTACAGCTTGAACGACCAACGGACAGAGACACAAGTGAACCGTTGGACTTCACATTCATGCCTGATA CCTTGAAACGCAGAAGAATGCTTATTGAAAATGCACAAGAAGAGGGCAAGAGACATCCAAGTTTCCCACCTGCAAAGAGACCAGCAAATTTCAACAATTACGCAAGTGAAGCTATAGATTTGAGTTACAACA TGAGAAATCCACGTGGTCAGGAAGATTCAATGCCAACACCTGACATTTTGGAACTGTTGGTGGGAG TTTCAGATTTCCCAAACAGTAATGGGCTGTCACCATACACTTTAGAGATGTCTAACCAATCACCACAGCACACT GTTCCCTCACCTGGACACCCCTCTGACTCCAGCACCCATGAGCTTTATTCTCCCATACATCCAGGCTCTGTTGGGACCCCGAACACTGAGTTTACCACCATCAATAACAGCCTTCTTCAG GTTCCTTCACCTGGCCACCCCGTGCCTAATTCCCCCCAGTATAGTGTGATGTCTCCGGGAGAACACTCTGTTGGCTCACCACAGTCTCAGTACCAGGGCTCCGGCAATTTTGGAGGAGGGAATATGTCACAACAATATTCACAATCTCAGTCACCACAGTATATTCAATCTCCATCTCCAATCATGATGGTGCCTTCTCCATCATATCAAGATAATGGAACACAGATTTTAAATCAGTATCTGCAACAgcctcaacagcagcagcaactacagcaacagcaacaacagcagcagcaacaacaacaacaacaacagcaacagcagcagcaacaacaattcCAACAGCAACAGATACAGCAGTTCCCCAAGACACAGCAGATAGGTTCACAGCTG ATACAAGGTGCTGTAGATAATTGGTTGACACAGCAGCCAAACAATATTCAACTTCAACAGCAGCAGATGCAACCACAAGCACTACAGCCACAAAATAAT GTACCAGAGTTTGACCTGCCAAGCTGCTTCAATATTGTTGGTGGTCTGGGTCCAGATGCCACTCTGATGGATATGTTAGAAGTTGCTGATGATCAGTTAGCCTTTGAATCTGGCTTGATAGGCAATAGTGACATTAAAGCTGATTATGGAGGGAAAATGG AttcaaagaagaaacagaaggatcaGGCAGTGAGCTCAGGACAGGATGTTGATGAACTTACGAAAATGATTTCCAATGTTCGAGTTGATGATAGCCGAGGCAACAGGAACCCTCAAAGCCAAGTGGACTCCATGAATCAGCATCCCACTCAGAGTGTAGATGTGGCATTCAAGGTGGCAATAAGTGCTGCAGAGTGTCTGCAAGCTTATGCTGCAACGGGTGACATTTCCTTACTCTTAGCAACACATCGTTATCTCTTGGCAGTACAGAACAATCAAGGAGATAC TGCACTGCATACTGCTGTAAGCAACAAAAATATAGAAGCTTTCAACAAAATCCTCAAGGCTTGTGAGAAGATCAGGCCTCAGGATTTGCTAAATGCTCAGAACTTTGCAAGAGAG aCAGCATTACATCAAGCAGTCCGTGGCAATGAGACCATCATGGTGAGGAGGCTTGTTGCTATGCCAGGTTGTGATGTTAGCATTGTTGATGCCCAAGGAAACACACCGGTTCATTGTGCTGCCGAGATGCAAAGTATTCAGTGTCTGGAAGCTCTCCTAACTAGACCTGTAAATGGAGTCCGCTCAGCAGTAACACAAGCCATCAATGTTTACAATTATCAGG GTGAAACCCCTCTACACTTGGCTGTAATTAACGGAAATCTTGATAGTGTGCGTATGCTTGTTGATGCTGGAGCGCAAGTTCATCTTTGTGAACGTAAAAGGGGAGCCAATCCATTGCATCTGGCTGTCATGCATGGTCATCATGAGATAGCCAGATATCTTCTTGATCTT ACAAGTGTAACTATTGAAGCTGGACTATTTGATGGTAATACTGCTCTTCATTTGGCTGCACAACAAAGAGACAGTGAAATGTGCAAGATATTATTAAGACATAAT GCTGACCCCAATGCCAAAAATATGctacaaaagcgaaaaaaattgTCAGAAtcagaggaggatgaagaagaagaggaagaaatctccagcagaaaggtggaagaggaggatgatgacTCGGAAGAAGAGCCAGATTGTTACACGCCACTTGATTATGCTGGAAATGATGCAGAG ATCTTGTCAATCCTTCGAGGTGAAGTTattcaggaagaggaggaagaacaaggagcTCAAGCACAGGAAGAAGTTGTTGGAACAAAAGCTGGCCCACTACATTCTGCCCTTGACTCTGGCATTGACATCTCAGTAACTGATATACAGTATTCAGATGGCCCGGGAGAAGATGACAG TGTGGGTGAGCTGAGTGAGCGCGTGCGAGAACGACTTGCCAGCCACCTGAGTGGAGATACCTGGCGCCACCTAGCTCAGCTCCTAGACTTGGATTACATGGTTCCTTGCTTGGCTGGGGAACCATCTCCAGCTTCAACTCTCCTACACCCTGATAACATGAAGGTTAGCCTCGGTATTACCTGCCCGCTGGAGACCGATTATTATCGTCGCTGTAAATCCCTGGCAAGAATTTGTCAAGTATTCTCATGA
- the LOC113806131 gene encoding nuclear factor NF-kappa-B p105 subunit isoform X3 has product MYCDNYFIGGMSSPYSGESASPYSDHSAGVPSPPTVVTAYNRPYEAVHHDGAFIQILEQPQSKFRFRYKSEMVGTHGQLKADRSDKNKAVFPTVKLAKWNHGPAVIRLMLYTAEDNINQRKRHVHELSGKQCCKETGICEVVVDEKVDYTAVFQNLGIIHIAKRDTKDIILQRKKEELITHARLRKPHLSYEDIRRSITQSDNKRMEEEAEEEAKNMDLNKVVLRFQAFQYDKKIESYRPVTLPVDSDIVYNLKNATTGELKIVRMSACSAPCTGGTEIWLLVEKVRRNNVQIKFFELDENDREVWSGYGDFTDADVHHQYAIVFKTPRYRYTNLSTAVRVKVQLERPTDRDTSEPLDFTFMPDTLKRRRMLIENAQEEGKRHPSFPPAKRPANFNNYASEAIDLSYNMRNPRGQEDSMPTPDILELLVGVSDFPNSNGLSPYTLEMSNQSPQHTVPSPGHPSDSSTHELYSPIHPGSVGTPNTEFTTINNSLLQVPSPGHPVPNSPQYSVMSPGEHSVGSPQSQYQGSGNFGGGNMSQQYSQSQSPQYIQSPSPIMMVPSPSYQDNGTQILNQYLQQPQQQQQLQQQQQQQQQQQQQQQQQQQQQQFQQQQIQQFPKTQQIGSQLIQGAVDNWLTQQPNNIQLQQQQMQPQALQPQNNVPEFDLPSCFNIVGGLGPDATLMDMLEVADDQLAFESGLIGNSDIKADYGGKMDSKKKQKDQAVSSGQDVDELTKMISNVRVDDSRGNRNPQSQVDSMNQHPTQSVDVAFKVAISAAECLQAYAATGDISLLLATHRYLLAVQNNQGDTALHTAVSNKNIEAFNKILKACEKIRPQDLLNAQNFARETALHQAVRGNETIMVRRLVAMPGCDVSIVDAQGNTPVHCAAEMQSIQCLEALLTRPVNGVRSAVTQAINVYNYQGETPLHLAVINGNLDSVRMLVDAGAQVHLCERKRGANPLHLAVMHGHHEIARYLLDLTSVTIEAGLFDGNTALHLAAQQRDSEMCKILLRHNADPNAKNMLQKRKKLSESEEDEEEEEEISSRKVEEEDDDSEEEPDCYTPLDYAGNDAEILSILRGEVIQEEEEEQGAQAQEEVVGTKAGPLHSALDSGIDISVTDIQYSDGPGEDDSVGELSERVRERLASHLSGDTWRHLAQLLDLDYMVPCLAGEPSPASTLLHPDNMKSVSLEKLRECLTVLGLKECVAVLDQA; this is encoded by the exons ATGTATTGCGATAATTATTTTAT AGGTGGGATGAGTTCCCCTTACAGTGGAGAGTCTGCTTCTCCATACTCAGACCACTCAGCTGGAGTACCGTCTCCACCAACAGTGGTGACTGCCTACAATCGCCCATATGAAG CTGTTCACCACGATGGAGCATTCATTCAAATACTGGAGCAGCCACAGTCTAAATTCCGATTCCGCTACAAGAGTGAGATGGTGGGCACTCATGGACAGCTGAAAGCAGATCGATCGGACAAAAATAAAGCTGTTTTTCCGACAGTAAAG CTTGCAAAATGGAATCACGGACCAGCTGTAATTCGTCTGATGCTCTATACAGCAGAAGACAATATAAATCAGAGAAAACGGCATGTTCATGAACTGTCAGGAAAGCAGTGTTGCAAGGAGACGGGTATCTGTGAGGTTGTTGTCGATGAAAAAGTTGACTACACTGCTGT TTTCCAAAACCTTGGAATCATTCACATTGCAAAGAGGGACACAAAAGATATTATTCtccagaggaaaaaggaagagttgATAACCCATGCAAGACTTCGCAAGCCACATCTCTCATATGAAGACATTAGGAGGAGCATCACACAATCTGATAACAAGAGG ATGGAAGAAGAAGCTGAAGAGGAGGCAAAAAACATGGACCTCAACAAAGTGGTCTTGAGATTCCAGGCTTTTCAGTATGACAAGAAGATTGAGAGTTATCGTCCTGTTACATTACCAGTTGATTCTGATATTGTCTATAatctaa agAATGCTACAACAGGAGAGCTAAAGATTGTACGTATGTCAGCATGTTCAGCACCATGCACAGGAGGAACAGAAATTTGGTTGCTGGTAGAAAAAGTTAGGAGAA ATAATGTGCAGATTAAATTTTTTGAGTTGGATGAGAATGATCGGGAAGTATGGTCAGGGTATGGTGACTTCACTGACGCAGATGTCCATCATCAGTATGCCATTGTTTTCAA gacccctagatatagatacacaaacctTAGTACTGCAGTGCGTGTGAAAGTACAGCTTGAACGACCAACGGACAGAGACACAAGTGAACCGTTGGACTTCACATTCATGCCTGATA CCTTGAAACGCAGAAGAATGCTTATTGAAAATGCACAAGAAGAGGGCAAGAGACATCCAAGTTTCCCACCTGCAAAGAGACCAGCAAATTTCAACAATTACGCAAGTGAAGCTATAGATTTGAGTTACAACA TGAGAAATCCACGTGGTCAGGAAGATTCAATGCCAACACCTGACATTTTGGAACTGTTGGTGGGAG TTTCAGATTTCCCAAACAGTAATGGGCTGTCACCATACACTTTAGAGATGTCTAACCAATCACCACAGCACACT GTTCCCTCACCTGGACACCCCTCTGACTCCAGCACCCATGAGCTTTATTCTCCCATACATCCAGGCTCTGTTGGGACCCCGAACACTGAGTTTACCACCATCAATAACAGCCTTCTTCAG GTTCCTTCACCTGGCCACCCCGTGCCTAATTCCCCCCAGTATAGTGTGATGTCTCCGGGAGAACACTCTGTTGGCTCACCACAGTCTCAGTACCAGGGCTCCGGCAATTTTGGAGGAGGGAATATGTCACAACAATATTCACAATCTCAGTCACCACAGTATATTCAATCTCCATCTCCAATCATGATGGTGCCTTCTCCATCATATCAAGATAATGGAACACAGATTTTAAATCAGTATCTGCAACAgcctcaacagcagcagcaactacagcaacagcaacaacagcagcagcaacaacaacaacaacaacagcaacagcagcagcaacaacaattcCAACAGCAACAGATACAGCAGTTCCCCAAGACACAGCAGATAGGTTCACAGCTG ATACAAGGTGCTGTAGATAATTGGTTGACACAGCAGCCAAACAATATTCAACTTCAACAGCAGCAGATGCAACCACAAGCACTACAGCCACAAAATAAT GTACCAGAGTTTGACCTGCCAAGCTGCTTCAATATTGTTGGTGGTCTGGGTCCAGATGCCACTCTGATGGATATGTTAGAAGTTGCTGATGATCAGTTAGCCTTTGAATCTGGCTTGATAGGCAATAGTGACATTAAAGCTGATTATGGAGGGAAAATGG AttcaaagaagaaacagaaggatcaGGCAGTGAGCTCAGGACAGGATGTTGATGAACTTACGAAAATGATTTCCAATGTTCGAGTTGATGATAGCCGAGGCAACAGGAACCCTCAAAGCCAAGTGGACTCCATGAATCAGCATCCCACTCAGAGTGTAGATGTGGCATTCAAGGTGGCAATAAGTGCTGCAGAGTGTCTGCAAGCTTATGCTGCAACGGGTGACATTTCCTTACTCTTAGCAACACATCGTTATCTCTTGGCAGTACAGAACAATCAAGGAGATAC TGCACTGCATACTGCTGTAAGCAACAAAAATATAGAAGCTTTCAACAAAATCCTCAAGGCTTGTGAGAAGATCAGGCCTCAGGATTTGCTAAATGCTCAGAACTTTGCAAGAGAG aCAGCATTACATCAAGCAGTCCGTGGCAATGAGACCATCATGGTGAGGAGGCTTGTTGCTATGCCAGGTTGTGATGTTAGCATTGTTGATGCCCAAGGAAACACACCGGTTCATTGTGCTGCCGAGATGCAAAGTATTCAGTGTCTGGAAGCTCTCCTAACTAGACCTGTAAATGGAGTCCGCTCAGCAGTAACACAAGCCATCAATGTTTACAATTATCAGG GTGAAACCCCTCTACACTTGGCTGTAATTAACGGAAATCTTGATAGTGTGCGTATGCTTGTTGATGCTGGAGCGCAAGTTCATCTTTGTGAACGTAAAAGGGGAGCCAATCCATTGCATCTGGCTGTCATGCATGGTCATCATGAGATAGCCAGATATCTTCTTGATCTT ACAAGTGTAACTATTGAAGCTGGACTATTTGATGGTAATACTGCTCTTCATTTGGCTGCACAACAAAGAGACAGTGAAATGTGCAAGATATTATTAAGACATAAT GCTGACCCCAATGCCAAAAATATGctacaaaagcgaaaaaaattgTCAGAAtcagaggaggatgaagaagaagaggaagaaatctccagcagaaaggtggaagaggaggatgatgacTCGGAAGAAGAGCCAGATTGTTACACGCCACTTGATTATGCTGGAAATGATGCAGAG ATCTTGTCAATCCTTCGAGGTGAAGTTattcaggaagaggaggaagaacaaggagcTCAAGCACAGGAAGAAGTTGTTGGAACAAAAGCTGGCCCACTACATTCTGCCCTTGACTCTGGCATTGACATCTCAGTAACTGATATACAGTATTCAGATGGCCCGGGAGAAGATGACAG TGTGGGTGAGCTGAGTGAGCGCGTGCGAGAACGACTTGCCAGCCACCTGAGTGGAGATACCTGGCGCCACCTAGCTCAGCTCCTAGACTTGGATTACATGGTTCCTTGCTTGGCTGGGGAACCATCTCCAGCTTCAACTCTCCTACACCCTGATAACATGAAG TCTGTGAGCTTGGAGAAACTACGAGAGTGCCTTACAGTTCTTGGCCTCAAGGAATGTGTAGCTGTACTGGACCAGGCGTAA
- the LOC113806131 gene encoding nuclear factor NF-kappa-B p105 subunit isoform X1 translates to MYCDNYFIGGMSSPYSGESASPYSDHSAGVPSPPTVVTAYNRPYEAVHHDGAFIQILEQPQSKFRFRYKSEMVGTHGQLKADRSDKNKAVFPTVKLAKWNHGPAVIRLMLYTAEDNINQRKRHVHELSGKQCCKETGICEVVVDEKVDYTAVFQNLGIIHIAKRDTKDIILQRKKEELITHARLRKPHLSYEDIRRSITQSDNKRMEEEAEEEAKNMDLNKVVLRFQAFQYDKKIESYRPVTLPVDSDIVYNLKNATTGELKIVRMSACSAPCTGGTEIWLLVEKVRRNNVQIKFFELDENDREVWSGYGDFTDADVHHQYAIVFKTPRYRYTNLSTAVRVKVQLERPTDRDTSEPLDFTFMPDTLKRRRMLIENAQEEGKRHPSFPPAKRPANFNNYASEAIDLSYNMRNPRGQEDSMPTPDILELLVGVSDFPNSNGLSPYTLEMSNQSPQHTVPSPGHPSDSSTHELYSPIHPGSVGTPNTEFTTINNSLLQVPSPGHPVPNSPQYSVMSPGEHSVGSPQSQYQGSGNFGGGNMSQQYSQSQSPQYIQSPSPIMMVPSPSYQDNGTQILNQYLQQPQQQQQLQQQQQQQQQQQQQQQQQQQQQQFQQQQIQQFPKTQQIGSQLIQGAVDNWLTQQPNNIQLQQQQMQPQALQPQNNVPEFDLPSCFNIVGGLGPDATLMDMLEVADDQLAFESGLIGNSDIKADYGGKMDSKKKQKDQAVSSGQDVDELTKMISNVRVDDSRGNRNPQSQVDSMNQHPTQSVDVAFKVAISAAECLQAYAATGDISLLLATHRYLLAVQNNQGDTALHTAVSNKNIEAFNKILKACEKIRPQDLLNAQNFARETALHQAVRGNETIMVRRLVAMPGCDVSIVDAQGNTPVHCAAEMQSIQCLEALLTRPVNGVRSAVTQAINVYNYQGETPLHLAVINGNLDSVRMLVDAGAQVHLCERKRGANPLHLAVMHGHHEIARYLLDLTSVTIEAGLFDGNTALHLAAQQRDSEMCKILLRHNADPNAKNMLQKRKKLSESEEDEEEEEEISSRKVEEEDDDSEEEPDCYTPLDYAGNDAEILSILRGEVIQEEEEEQGAQAQEEVVGTKAGPLHSALDSGIDISVTDIQYSDGPGEDDSVGELSERVRERLASHLSGDTWRHLAQLLDLDYMVPCLAGEPSPASTLLHPDNMKVSLGITCPLETDYYRRCKSLARICQVFS, encoded by the exons ATGTATTGCGATAATTATTTTAT AGGTGGGATGAGTTCCCCTTACAGTGGAGAGTCTGCTTCTCCATACTCAGACCACTCAGCTGGAGTACCGTCTCCACCAACAGTGGTGACTGCCTACAATCGCCCATATGAAG CTGTTCACCACGATGGAGCATTCATTCAAATACTGGAGCAGCCACAGTCTAAATTCCGATTCCGCTACAAGAGTGAGATGGTGGGCACTCATGGACAGCTGAAAGCAGATCGATCGGACAAAAATAAAGCTGTTTTTCCGACAGTAAAG CTTGCAAAATGGAATCACGGACCAGCTGTAATTCGTCTGATGCTCTATACAGCAGAAGACAATATAAATCAGAGAAAACGGCATGTTCATGAACTGTCAGGAAAGCAGTGTTGCAAGGAGACGGGTATCTGTGAGGTTGTTGTCGATGAAAAAGTTGACTACACTGCTGT TTTCCAAAACCTTGGAATCATTCACATTGCAAAGAGGGACACAAAAGATATTATTCtccagaggaaaaaggaagagttgATAACCCATGCAAGACTTCGCAAGCCACATCTCTCATATGAAGACATTAGGAGGAGCATCACACAATCTGATAACAAGAGG ATGGAAGAAGAAGCTGAAGAGGAGGCAAAAAACATGGACCTCAACAAAGTGGTCTTGAGATTCCAGGCTTTTCAGTATGACAAGAAGATTGAGAGTTATCGTCCTGTTACATTACCAGTTGATTCTGATATTGTCTATAatctaa agAATGCTACAACAGGAGAGCTAAAGATTGTACGTATGTCAGCATGTTCAGCACCATGCACAGGAGGAACAGAAATTTGGTTGCTGGTAGAAAAAGTTAGGAGAA ATAATGTGCAGATTAAATTTTTTGAGTTGGATGAGAATGATCGGGAAGTATGGTCAGGGTATGGTGACTTCACTGACGCAGATGTCCATCATCAGTATGCCATTGTTTTCAA gacccctagatatagatacacaaacctTAGTACTGCAGTGCGTGTGAAAGTACAGCTTGAACGACCAACGGACAGAGACACAAGTGAACCGTTGGACTTCACATTCATGCCTGATA CCTTGAAACGCAGAAGAATGCTTATTGAAAATGCACAAGAAGAGGGCAAGAGACATCCAAGTTTCCCACCTGCAAAGAGACCAGCAAATTTCAACAATTACGCAAGTGAAGCTATAGATTTGAGTTACAACA TGAGAAATCCACGTGGTCAGGAAGATTCAATGCCAACACCTGACATTTTGGAACTGTTGGTGGGAG TTTCAGATTTCCCAAACAGTAATGGGCTGTCACCATACACTTTAGAGATGTCTAACCAATCACCACAGCACACT GTTCCCTCACCTGGACACCCCTCTGACTCCAGCACCCATGAGCTTTATTCTCCCATACATCCAGGCTCTGTTGGGACCCCGAACACTGAGTTTACCACCATCAATAACAGCCTTCTTCAG GTTCCTTCACCTGGCCACCCCGTGCCTAATTCCCCCCAGTATAGTGTGATGTCTCCGGGAGAACACTCTGTTGGCTCACCACAGTCTCAGTACCAGGGCTCCGGCAATTTTGGAGGAGGGAATATGTCACAACAATATTCACAATCTCAGTCACCACAGTATATTCAATCTCCATCTCCAATCATGATGGTGCCTTCTCCATCATATCAAGATAATGGAACACAGATTTTAAATCAGTATCTGCAACAgcctcaacagcagcagcaactacagcaacagcaacaacagcagcagcaacaacaacaacaacaacagcaacagcagcagcaacaacaattcCAACAGCAACAGATACAGCAGTTCCCCAAGACACAGCAGATAGGTTCACAGCTG ATACAAGGTGCTGTAGATAATTGGTTGACACAGCAGCCAAACAATATTCAACTTCAACAGCAGCAGATGCAACCACAAGCACTACAGCCACAAAATAAT GTACCAGAGTTTGACCTGCCAAGCTGCTTCAATATTGTTGGTGGTCTGGGTCCAGATGCCACTCTGATGGATATGTTAGAAGTTGCTGATGATCAGTTAGCCTTTGAATCTGGCTTGATAGGCAATAGTGACATTAAAGCTGATTATGGAGGGAAAATGG AttcaaagaagaaacagaaggatcaGGCAGTGAGCTCAGGACAGGATGTTGATGAACTTACGAAAATGATTTCCAATGTTCGAGTTGATGATAGCCGAGGCAACAGGAACCCTCAAAGCCAAGTGGACTCCATGAATCAGCATCCCACTCAGAGTGTAGATGTGGCATTCAAGGTGGCAATAAGTGCTGCAGAGTGTCTGCAAGCTTATGCTGCAACGGGTGACATTTCCTTACTCTTAGCAACACATCGTTATCTCTTGGCAGTACAGAACAATCAAGGAGATAC TGCACTGCATACTGCTGTAAGCAACAAAAATATAGAAGCTTTCAACAAAATCCTCAAGGCTTGTGAGAAGATCAGGCCTCAGGATTTGCTAAATGCTCAGAACTTTGCAAGAGAG aCAGCATTACATCAAGCAGTCCGTGGCAATGAGACCATCATGGTGAGGAGGCTTGTTGCTATGCCAGGTTGTGATGTTAGCATTGTTGATGCCCAAGGAAACACACCGGTTCATTGTGCTGCCGAGATGCAAAGTATTCAGTGTCTGGAAGCTCTCCTAACTAGACCTGTAAATGGAGTCCGCTCAGCAGTAACACAAGCCATCAATGTTTACAATTATCAGG GTGAAACCCCTCTACACTTGGCTGTAATTAACGGAAATCTTGATAGTGTGCGTATGCTTGTTGATGCTGGAGCGCAAGTTCATCTTTGTGAACGTAAAAGGGGAGCCAATCCATTGCATCTGGCTGTCATGCATGGTCATCATGAGATAGCCAGATATCTTCTTGATCTT ACAAGTGTAACTATTGAAGCTGGACTATTTGATGGTAATACTGCTCTTCATTTGGCTGCACAACAAAGAGACAGTGAAATGTGCAAGATATTATTAAGACATAAT GCTGACCCCAATGCCAAAAATATGctacaaaagcgaaaaaaattgTCAGAAtcagaggaggatgaagaagaagaggaagaaatctccagcagaaaggtggaagaggaggatgatgacTCGGAAGAAGAGCCAGATTGTTACACGCCACTTGATTATGCTGGAAATGATGCAGAG ATCTTGTCAATCCTTCGAGGTGAAGTTattcaggaagaggaggaagaacaaggagcTCAAGCACAGGAAGAAGTTGTTGGAACAAAAGCTGGCCCACTACATTCTGCCCTTGACTCTGGCATTGACATCTCAGTAACTGATATACAGTATTCAGATGGCCCGGGAGAAGATGACAG TGTGGGTGAGCTGAGTGAGCGCGTGCGAGAACGACTTGCCAGCCACCTGAGTGGAGATACCTGGCGCCACCTAGCTCAGCTCCTAGACTTGGATTACATGGTTCCTTGCTTGGCTGGGGAACCATCTCCAGCTTCAACTCTCCTACACCCTGATAACATGAAGGTTAGCCTCGGTATTACCTGCCCGCTGGAGACCGATTATTATCGTCGCTGTAAATCCCTGGCAAGAATTTGTCAAGTATTCTCATGA